The genome window AGGATGTAAAGCATGTTGGTGAGGCTGTTTCCAAGGTGCCGCACCATTTTGATGCGCTGGGATTCCCCTCCAGACAGGGTGGCTGTTTCACGGCTCAGGCTCAGGTAACCCAGGCCGATGTCCACCAGATGTTCGAGTCGCTCAATGAGTTTGTCTGCAACCCGCCGTGCCACCGGATCATCCAGTCTTTTGAGAAATTCCACCAGGGCCACGCTCTCCAGATCAGAAAGCTCTGCGATGTTGCGACCATCAATCTTGCAGGCCAGGGCTTCCTGGTTGAGCCTCTGACCATGGCACACCGGGCAGGTCAGGGTGGTGGTGAACTGCTCAAACACCGCCCGGTTGCGCTCGGACATGGTGGCACTGTCTTTCTTGGTGAAACGCTCCATCAGGCCCAGGTAGGTCAGGTTGAAATCCGAAAAGGACACTTTGCGGCCACCTGCCCCATACAGCAGGATCTGCATTTCCTCGTCACTGTACTGCTCCAGGGGTTTGTCGTTGTCGAAAAAGCCCGACTGGGCATACACCTTCCACATCCACTTGCCCACCTTGAAATCCGGGTGCAAGATCGCTCCCTGATTCAGGGATTTGCTGCGGTCCAGAAACTTGTCAAGGTCGATCTGCACGGTTTTCCCGATGCCCTCGCACTCCGGGCACATGCCCTGCGGGGTGTTGAATGAAAACCGGAAGGCTGCACCCACATGGGGCTGTCCCACCCTCGAAAACAGCACCCGCAAGAATGAGGCGATGTCCGTGTAGGTCCCGACTGTCGATCTGGAGCCCCCTCCCACACGCTTCTGGTCGATGATGATCGGGGCATTCAGGTGCTCGATGCGATCCACATCGGGTTGCCCGTAATGGGGCAGGAATCCCTGGGCAAATGCAGTGAACGTCTCGTTGAGTTGCCGCTGGGCCTCGGCAGCGATGGTGTCGAACACCAGAGACGATTTCCCCGATCCGGACACTCCGGTGAAAACCGTGATCTTCTCTTTGGGGATGCGCAAACTGACATTCTTGAGGTTGTTTTCGCGGGCACCGTGAATCTCAATGAAAGCATGGCTCATGCAGTGGACTCCTGTGAAGAGGCTGCCCTGGGACACGTGTCAAACCCGGAGCAGGAATGAAACCAGAACGCCTTGCTGACCTGATGGCTCAAAAGGAGCTTGCTGAATCCCTAAATCAAACGAACATCTCCGAACATACAACAGTGTCCCTGTGGTGCACCTGCGCACAACGGCTGATCTCAGCATCAGCACAAAGCCCTATGGGCAGCCTCGACTGTTTTCCAAACCCGGACCACCTGCCCCTGGCGTGGGTGGTCCGGGTTTGGAAACGCGATCGTTTTGCTCCGCACATCAAAGGGTCTGCATCAGGCCCAGCATGTTGCCGTCTGCATCCCTGACAGAGGCAATCAGTTTCCACCCACATCCCGCACCCCCTGCACCTGGGTGGCTCCAGCATCCAGCAAGGATTGCAGGTGGCTGTGGATGTCGGTCACGTTCACAAAGCACACGGGACCCGTCATGCCGTACTTGTGGCCATTGGGGTCAAGACCGATGTCCTGATCGTTGACTTTGTACCCGACGTAGTAAGGTGCATCGGCATAAGGATCAACGCCAAGGAGTGCACCGAAGATGTTTTTGGCCTGATCGAGGTTTTTCACAGGATAGATGATGGTGGTGATTCCAGTCATGGTTTTTCTCCTTCGCTGAATGGGGGCTGTGAATGGGGACGTCCGGTTCTTGCGAGCGGATCAAGGTCAGTGCTTTTTTGTGGAGGGGGCTATTCCAGTTCGCCCAGCAGGGAATCCAGTTTTGTCAGGAAGCCCGACCAGCCATACTCGGCCCCATTGCGGTTGTGCAACTGCGTGGCCTGGAAGCCCGTTTGCTCCATGCGCAGGAGGGTGCCTGCTCCATCCGGGGTCAGGGTCCACCGGACAACAGTGTTCAATTCAGGCTGGCTTTCCCATTCGGTGTTCCAGCGGTAGGAAAGGTGATGGGGAGGGTTCACTTCCAGCACCTCACACTTCACCACCCCATCCCAGTGGGGCATTGGGGCACGCCGCAAATGGAAGTGGTGCCCCACAATGGGTTGAAAATCATTGGTCATCAACCACTGGGAGAGCAAATCTTTTTCGGTGAGGGCACGCCAGACTTTCTCGGGGGCGTGGGACAGGTAGCGGTCAATCACGATGGC of Deinococcus cellulosilyticus NBRC 106333 = KACC 11606 contains these proteins:
- a CDS encoding VOC family protein, with product MTGITTIIYPVKNLDQAKNIFGALLGVDPYADAPYYVGYKVNDQDIGLDPNGHKYGMTGPVCFVNVTDIHSHLQSLLDAGATQVQGVRDVGGN
- a CDS encoding SRPBCC family protein → MEPLSPSQAIVIDRYLSHAPEKVWRALTEKDLLSQWLMTNDFQPIVGHHFHLRRAPMPHWDGVVKCEVLEVNPPHHLSYRWNTEWESQPELNTVVRWTLTPDGAGTLLRMEQTGFQATQLHNRNGAEYGWSGFLTKLDSLLGELE